From a region of the Synchiropus splendidus isolate RoL2022-P1 chromosome 12, RoL_Sspl_1.0, whole genome shotgun sequence genome:
- the knl1 gene encoding uncharacterized protein knl1 isoform X1, with protein sequence MDPMDVGRNDENGGVSKRRISSILKAPRKSAICPDPVQQEYTMEPCKPAEKRISRRVSFAPANDVLLFSKDLKNSPGRSPLQELMATTAPTPQNSSRAQVVGTEEAHQQIKGMETLLSGSLHHSRHPEKSTTEGLGERTMIYSSDDAFMDMTHSHTINIAHVEDTFLDPPHGSKPTFRATSSDFTLAQTPNLRASVGVNMDFCASPSLPEFDSDFRDFLSSLSKPSGPNVVPHMTPAAATSQVKDVSKENRAPLVVSGSVPPAQQQDSSFGKAEEEDEPFGFLFPPKERLKAQRESVSEKTAPPKSHSEYGATRSTEVTSLRKSSTPAPGLSSKTDRALGLTPNHAAPASWSVDSALSTLSTSSDTRTPAKLLQAVDPSSALNSTRAAEDAHDDDDGDLSMDLTEAHTGYISDATLHLLPQPTGGKTAVNVLMETGVCMSVCEEALKNEGKEEPRGHAADLTSLLSQQSQTGAELPTGALVKEVEMEMTECLTMNVETDLFLHSLLNKDGVQDHGPGRAVRASQETLWDQDVSMALTVPQAGGITELEHMPRRSLGVRHAPVGRQSGAAGELLCKDWQSSVEPSRPAAAEQKTSADDREGTVRFSAEDVCMDETRSHTAIITADLQNQNREPSASVGEKTIQFNWSEAHMDLTTSHTAHLDLAPTEKTVRFSANAGAMDTTQCLTTRIDVALRKGSQFGGERTVRFCAEDAAMEMTRSHTASIASHLPHLSVPLGPCAGEKTVRFNTNGAEMDLTKSHTVHIHDYLAPQKRQSRELLLPGGEKTIRFQAQDADMDLTRCCTMNVAACLGREAQQNLNFWSGDKTVRFQDAAMDVTKNHTVWIEAQQDLNWRPSDPEPSDRAVGLQSSGAAMDVANIAAELEPGCEELSAGGAEKTLRFQDAAMDMTKNHTVWIEAQQDLNWRPSDPEASDRAVGLQSCGAAMDVTNIVAELEPGSEELSAGGAEKTLRFQDTAMDMTRNHTVNILASEDEAATRSGSAVLASHVEPQSHQSTLQEPSQPSPEASNSSSSQGQVSGSRSLSALHSGTGRDIVRGQRPSGRWCHAPAEPPELDVSDAHGAVETTTHGSTADGEKDPDELQSGGTVLKSSCQDDDEVSPPARKSRRMSLTDLQSKVRRLSHLISTAPRCPPVPDLDPDDRCEDKHPEDGPEDEDGSQARTEEPRLNPVTPLNLRSNALMSRLSVGSIKPKLPSRGKALDERPSVDLASEGRLHPLDRDVSYIKDEELGSYEEVSETLDMSSPPRAPEMSSPPEIYGWDLDPDLDLDALADLAFAPHRKKRGSLPDAGAAEETRPKPEVDAMDARAVSQAAGSSPPAPSVAPQPVDTCEATFETTLDCTSDVSKKLENPCITVSHFLKLFNIDFVIHKPRQSVPGNQQRSEDSTEMQLLKDRHLLLPRQRVYEREERRLAERLEELKVRKEDLGRPLRMVNPGLWTEMKTLSEPELQGFGVKLKERHRFFSKLSKEMFHQKKEALYMELLQAQEEQDVVVRRSLAEAEQVLGGLDQCVAQVQAELAALDRTSSGSLQEELQSLERSLEQKSRLQCEAETCRARSASTMERLKVEAHTLHSQLELLHQLSEWRMELRPAGRTLFTFLHGTLQLEVTHQDGEEEEKLADISATLQLDEERSQDHARLVHLLLSQHLQTQTRSWLDRYPTRAHVPKLLLDLGLVVSRCRLLGEELRLLRAWGALRLDILDICCRQGRVHILFSSLKTFSKFEVVLSASVVDGVCMLQLFSFRNLIGRTSLSQVSQIVASASPGRKLLTRIVKKIHQDLLS encoded by the exons ATGGATCCAATGGATGTCGGCAGGAACGA TGAAAACGGGGGCGTCTCCAAACGTCGCATTTCCTCG ATTTTAAAAGCACCTCGGAAGTCTGCGATCTGTCCGGATCCCGTGCAGCAGGAATATACG ATGGAACCGTGCAAGCCGGCGGAGAAGAGGATTTCCCGGAGAGTCAGTTTCGCTCCAGCGAACGACGTTCTTCTCTTTTCAAA GGACCTGAAGAACTCCCCGGGCAGAAGTCCCCTGCAGGAGCTGATGGCCACCA CAGCTCCGACGCCACAGAACAG cagcagggcCCAGGTGGTCGGCACTGAGGAAGCTCATCAGCAAATTAAAG GAATGGAAACTCTGTTGAGCGGCTCTCTTCATCACAGTCGTCACCCTGAGAAG TCAACCACTGAAGGCCTGGGAGAGAGGACCATGATCTACAGTAGCGACGATGCATTCATGGACATGACCCACAGTCACACCATCAACATCGCTCATGTGGAAGACACCTTCTTGGACCCTCCTCATGGGAGCAAGCCCACCTTCAGGGCCACGTCCAGCGACTTCACGCTTGCCCAAACTCCGAACTTGAGGGCATCTGTCGGCGTGAACATGGATTTCTGTGCTTCACCGTCTCTTCCTGAGTTTGACTCTGACTTTAGAGACTTTCTATCGAGTCTGTCCAAACCCAGTGGACCCAACGTTGTCCCTCACATGACTCCGGCTGCAGCGACATCTCAGGTGAAGGATGTGAGCAAAGAGAATCGGGCTCCGTTGGTGGTGAGCGGGTCGGTCCCCCCAGCCCAGCAGCAGGACTCTTCATTCGGGAAGGCAGAGGAAGAAGACGAGCCTTTTGGGTTTCTGTTTCCACCCAAAGAAAGATTGAAGGCGCAACGGGAATCGGTGAGCGAGAAGACGGCGCCGCCGAAGAGCCACTCGGAGTATGGTGCGACGCGCTCGACAG AGGTGACGTCCCTGAGGAAGTCCTCCACACCGGCTCCTGGTCTCAGCTCCAAG ACCGACAGAGCGCTGGGCCTGACTCCGAACCACGCCGCCCCAGCCTCCTGGAGCGTTGACTCCGCTCTCTCCACGCTGAGCACCAGTTCTGACACCAGGACACCTGCCAAGCTTCTGCAGGCCGTCGACCCGAGCAGTGCTCTGAACAGCACCAGAGCAGCGGAGGAcgctcatgatgatgatgatggagaccTGAGCATGGATCTGACTGAAGCACACACCGGCTACATCTCTGATGCCACGCTCCACCTTCTGCCCCAGCCAACTG GTGGGAAGACTGCAGTGAACGTGCTGATGGAGACGGGCGTCTGCATGTCTGTG tgTGAAGAAGCCCTGAAAAATGAGGGCAAGGAGGAGCCCAGAGGTCACGCTGCAGATCTCACCTCTTTGCTGTCACAGCAAAGCCAGACTGGTGCAGAGCTGCCGACAGGGGCCTTGGTCAAGGAGGTGGAGATGGAAATGACAGAGTGTCTGACCATGAACGTGGAAACAGACCTATTCCTGCATTCTCTCCTTAACAAGGATGGGGTGCAGGACCATGGTCCCGGGAGGGCGGTCCGGGCATCCCAGGAGACCCTCTGGGACCAGGATGTGAGCATGGCCCTGACGGTGCCACAGGCTGGAGGCATCACTGAGCTGGAGCACATGCCCAGACGAAGCCTCGGTGTGAGACACGCTCCTGTGGGAAGAcagagtggagctgctggagagctGCTCTGCAAAG ACTGGCAATCCTCAGTTGAACCTTCCAGACCAGCAGCCGCAGAACAGAAG ACCAGCGCTGACGACAGAGAGGGGACAGTGAGGTTCAGCGCGGAAGACGTGTGCATGGATGAGACCAGAAGTCACACCGCGATCATCACCGCTGACCTGCAGAACCAGAACCGGGAGCCTTCAGCCTCCGTCGGGGAGAAAACCATCCAATTCAACTGGAGCGAGGCGCACATGGACCTGACCACGAGTCACACTGCCCACCTGGACTTGGCTCCTACAGAGAAGACCGTGAGATTCAGCGCAAACGCTGGGGCCATGGACACGACGCAGTGCCTGACCACCCGCATCGATGTCGCCCTGAGGAAAGGAAGTCAGTTCGGAGGAGAGCGAACTGTGCGATTCTGCGCCGAGGATGCCGCCATGGAGATGACCCGGAGTCATACTGCCAGCATCGCGTCCCACCTCCCACACCTCAGCGTGCCGCTCGGGCCCTGCGCTGGAGAGAAAACCGTCCGCTTCAACACTAATGGCGCAGAGATGGACTTGACCAAGAGCCACACGGTTCACATCCATGACTATTTAGCTCCACAGAAGCGCCAGAGCAGGGAGCTGCTGCTACCTGGAGGAGAGAAAACCATTCGGTTCCAAGCTCAAGACGCTGATATGGACCTCACCAGGTGTTGCACCATGAACGTGGCTGCTTGTCTTGGCAGAGAAGCACAGCAGAATCTGAACTTCTGGAGTGGAGACAAGACTGTGAGGTTCCAGGACGCAGCCATGGACGTGACCAAGAATCACACCGTCTGGATTGAGGCTCAGCAGGACCTCAATTGGAGGCCTTCAGATCCAGAGCCCTCAGACCGAGCCGTGGGACTCCAGTCCAGTGGAGCAGCTATGGATGTGGCCAACATCGCTGCAGAGCTGGAACCAGGATGTGAAGAGCTCTCAGCGGGCGGCGCAGAGAAGACGCTGAGGTTCCAGGACGCTGCCATGGACATGACCAAGAATCACACCGTCTGGATTGAGGCTCAGCAGGACCTCAATTGGAGGCCATCAGATccagaggcctcagaccgagCCGTGGGACTCCAGTCCTGTGGAGCAGCAATGGATGTGACCAACATCGTTGCAGAGCTGgaaccaggaagtgaagagCTCTCAGCGGGCGGCGCAGAGAAGACGCTGAGGTTCCAGGACACTGCCATGGACATGACCAGAAATCACACCGTGAACATCCTTGCCTCTGAAGACGAGGCTGCCACTCGCTCGGGCAGTGCCGTCCTTGCTTCCCACGTGGAGCCACAGAGCCATCAAAGCACCCTGCAAGAACCAAGCCAGCCATCACCTGAggccagcaacagcagcagcagccagggcCAGGTCTCTGGAAGCAGATCTTTGTCAGCGCTCCACTCGGGAACGGGCCGGGACATCGTCCGGGGTCAGCGTCCGAGCGGCAGGTGGTGTCACGCTCCTGCAGAGCCACCTGAGCTGGACGTGAGCGATGCACACGGCGCTGTGGAGACCACCACTCATGGGTCCACAGCTGATGGTGAGAAGGATCCAGACGAGCTGCAGAGTGGAGGCACTGTGCTGAAGAGCTCCTGTCAGGATGACGATGAGGTCTCTCCACCTGCTCGCAAGTCCAGAAGAATGAGTCTGACCGACCTCCAGAGCAAGGTCCGGCGGCTGAGCCACCTCATCAGCACAGCTCCCAGATGTCCTCCTGTTCCTGACCTGGACCCTGACGACAGGTGCGAGGACAAACACCCAGAAGACGGacctgaggatgaggatggaagCCAGGCTCGCACCGAAGAGCCACGCCTCAATCCTGTGACGCCGTTGAACCTGAGGAGCAACGCGCTGATGTCCAGACTCTCCGTGGGCAGCATCAAGCCCAAGCTGCCCTCCAGAGGCAAAGCCCTGGATGAGAGGCCGAGCGTGGACCTGGCCAGTGAAGGCCGACTCCACCCACTGGATCGCGACGTAAGCTACATCAAGGACGAAGAGCTTGGAAGCTACGAGGAGGTGTCTGAAACGCTGGACATGTCGAGTCCTCCCCGCGCCCCCGAGATGAGCAGTCCCCCGGAGATATACGGCTGGGACCTGGACCCGGACCTGGACTTGGACGCGCTGGCAGACCTGGCCTTCGCGCCtcacaggaagaaaagaggtTCGCTCCCAGAcgcaggagcagctgaggagacGAGACCAAAGCCTGAGGTGGACGCCATGGATGCCCGAGCTGTCAGCCAG GCTGCAGGCTCCTCGCCCCCGGCCCCCAGCGTGGCCCCCCAGCCCGTGGACACCTGTGAGGCCACCTTTGAAACCA CTCTGGACTGCACCAGCGACGTGTCCAAG aAACTGGAGAACCCCTGCATCACCGTGTCCCACTTCCTGAAGCTCTTCAACATCGACTTTGTCATCCACAAGCCTCGGCAGAGCGTCCCGGGCAAC cagcagcgcagcGAGGACTCCACAGAGATGCAGTTGCTGAAGGACAGACACCTGCTGCTGCCCAGGCAGAGGGTGTACGAGCGGGAGGAGCGGCGCCTGGCGGAGAGGCTGGAGGA gttGAAGGTGAGGAAGGAGGACTTGGGCCGGCCTCTGAGGATGGTGAATCCAGGCTTGTGGACGGAGATGAAGACCCTCTCGGAGCCGGAG CTCCAGGGCTTTGGCGTCAAGCTGAAGGAGAGGCATCGTTTCTTCTCAAAGCTGAGCAAAGAGATGTTCCACCAGAAGAAGGAGGCGCTGTACATGGAGCTCCTCCAAGCTCAGGAG gagcaAGACGTGGTGGTGAGGCGCAGCCTGGCGGAGGCTGAGCAGGTGCTCGGCGGCCTGGACCAGTGCGTCGCTCAGGTGCAAGCAG AGCTCGCTGCCCTGGACCGGACCTCTTCAGGATCTCTGCAGGAAG AGCTGCAGTCGCTGGAGCGGAGTCTGGAGCAGAAGAGCAG GCTCCAGTGTGAGGCGGAGACGTGCCGCGCCCGCAGCGCCAGCACGATGGAGCGCCTGAAGGTGGAGGCCCATACCCTGCACAGCCAGCTGGAGCTGCTCCATCA GCTGAGCGAGTGGAGGATGGAGCTGCGGCCAGCCGGCCGCACGCTCTTCACCTTCCTGCACGGGACCCTGCAGCTGGAGGTCACACACCAggatggtgaggaggaggagaagctggctGACATCAGCGCCACGCTGCAGCTGGACG aggagCGCTCGCAGGACCACGCCCGCCTGGTCCACCTCCTGCTCTCGCAGCATCTGCAGACCCAGACCCGGTCCTGGCTGGACCGCTACCCGACGCGGGCCCATGTCCCCAAG ctgctgctggacttgGGCCTGGTGGTGAGCCGCTGCCGTCTGCTGGGCGAGGAGCTGCGCCTGCTGAGGGCGTGGGGCGCGCTGAGGCTGGACATCCTGGACATCTGCTGCCGCCAGGGCCG GGTTCACATCCTCTTCAGTAGTCTGAAGACCTTCTCCAAGTTCGAGGTGGTCTTGTCGGCAAGTGTGGTGGACGGCGTCTGCATGCTCCAGCTCTTCAGTTTCAGGAACCTGATCGGACGCACCAG CCTGAGCCAGGTCAGCCAGATCGTGGCGTCCGCGAGTCCAGGCAGGAAGCTGCTGACCCGGATCGTCAAGAAGATCCACCAGGATCTGCTGTCCTGA
- the knl1 gene encoding uncharacterized protein knl1 isoform X5 yields MDPMDVGRNDENGGVSKRRISSILKAPRKSAICPDPVQQEYTMEPCKPAEKRISRRVSFAPANDVLLFSKDLKNSPGRSPLQELMATTPTPQNSRAQVVGTEEAHQQIKGMETLLSGSLHHSRHPEKSTTEGLGERTMIYSSDDAFMDMTHSHTINIAHVEDTFLDPPHGSKPTFRATSSDFTLAQTPNLRASVGVNMDFCASPSLPEFDSDFRDFLSSLSKPSGPNVVPHMTPAAATSQVKDVSKENRAPLVVSGSVPPAQQQDSSFGKAEEEDEPFGFLFPPKERLKAQRESVSEKTAPPKSHSEYGATRSTEVTSLRKSSTPAPGLSSKTDRALGLTPNHAAPASWSVDSALSTLSTSSDTRTPAKLLQAVDPSSALNSTRAAEDAHDDDDGDLSMDLTEAHTGYISDATLHLLPQPTGGKTAVNVLMETGVCMSVCEEALKNEGKEEPRGHAADLTSLLSQQSQTGAELPTGALVKEVEMEMTECLTMNVETDLFLHSLLNKDGVQDHGPGRAVRASQETLWDQDVSMALTVPQAGGITELEHMPRRSLGVRHAPVGRQSGAAGELLCKDWQSSVEPSRPAAAEQKTSADDREGTVRFSAEDVCMDETRSHTAIITADLQNQNREPSASVGEKTIQFNWSEAHMDLTTSHTAHLDLAPTEKTVRFSANAGAMDTTQCLTTRIDVALRKGSQFGGERTVRFCAEDAAMEMTRSHTASIASHLPHLSVPLGPCAGEKTVRFNTNGAEMDLTKSHTVHIHDYLAPQKRQSRELLLPGGEKTIRFQAQDADMDLTRCCTMNVAACLGREAQQNLNFWSGDKTVRFQDAAMDVTKNHTVWIEAQQDLNWRPSDPEPSDRAVGLQSSGAAMDVANIAAELEPGCEELSAGGAEKTLRFQDAAMDMTKNHTVWIEAQQDLNWRPSDPEASDRAVGLQSCGAAMDVTNIVAELEPGSEELSAGGAEKTLRFQDTAMDMTRNHTVNILASEDEAATRSGSAVLASHVEPQSHQSTLQEPSQPSPEASNSSSSQGQVSGSRSLSALHSGTGRDIVRGQRPSGRWCHAPAEPPELDVSDAHGAVETTTHGSTADGEKDPDELQSGGTVLKSSCQDDDEVSPPARKSRRMSLTDLQSKVRRLSHLISTAPRCPPVPDLDPDDRCEDKHPEDGPEDEDGSQARTEEPRLNPVTPLNLRSNALMSRLSVGSIKPKLPSRGKALDERPSVDLASEGRLHPLDRDVSYIKDEELGSYEEVSETLDMSSPPRAPEMSSPPEIYGWDLDPDLDLDALADLAFAPHRKKRGSLPDAGAAEETRPKPEVDAMDARAVSQAAGSSPPAPSVAPQPVDTCEATFETTLDCTSDVSKKLENPCITVSHFLKLFNIDFVIHKPRQSVPGNQQRSEDSTEMQLLKDRHLLLPRQRVYEREERRLAERLEELKVRKEDLGRPLRMVNPGLWTEMKTLSEPELQGFGVKLKERHRFFSKLSKEMFHQKKEALYMELLQAQEEQDVVVRRSLAEAEQVLGGLDQCVAQVQAELAALDRTSSGSLQEELQSLERSLEQKSRLQCEAETCRARSASTMERLKVEAHTLHSQLELLHQLSEWRMELRPAGRTLFTFLHGTLQLEVTHQDGEEEEKLADISATLQLDEERSQDHARLVHLLLSQHLQTQTRSWLDRYPTRAHVPKLLLDLGLVVSRCRLLGEELRLLRAWGALRLDILDICCRQGRVHILFSSLKTFSKFEVVLSASVVDGVCMLQLFSFRNLIGRTSLSQVSQIVASASPGRKLLTRIVKKIHQDLLS; encoded by the exons ATGGATCCAATGGATGTCGGCAGGAACGA TGAAAACGGGGGCGTCTCCAAACGTCGCATTTCCTCG ATTTTAAAAGCACCTCGGAAGTCTGCGATCTGTCCGGATCCCGTGCAGCAGGAATATACG ATGGAACCGTGCAAGCCGGCGGAGAAGAGGATTTCCCGGAGAGTCAGTTTCGCTCCAGCGAACGACGTTCTTCTCTTTTCAAA GGACCTGAAGAACTCCCCGGGCAGAAGTCCCCTGCAGGAGCTGATGGCCACCA CTCCGACGCCACAGAACAG cagggcCCAGGTGGTCGGCACTGAGGAAGCTCATCAGCAAATTAAAG GAATGGAAACTCTGTTGAGCGGCTCTCTTCATCACAGTCGTCACCCTGAGAAG TCAACCACTGAAGGCCTGGGAGAGAGGACCATGATCTACAGTAGCGACGATGCATTCATGGACATGACCCACAGTCACACCATCAACATCGCTCATGTGGAAGACACCTTCTTGGACCCTCCTCATGGGAGCAAGCCCACCTTCAGGGCCACGTCCAGCGACTTCACGCTTGCCCAAACTCCGAACTTGAGGGCATCTGTCGGCGTGAACATGGATTTCTGTGCTTCACCGTCTCTTCCTGAGTTTGACTCTGACTTTAGAGACTTTCTATCGAGTCTGTCCAAACCCAGTGGACCCAACGTTGTCCCTCACATGACTCCGGCTGCAGCGACATCTCAGGTGAAGGATGTGAGCAAAGAGAATCGGGCTCCGTTGGTGGTGAGCGGGTCGGTCCCCCCAGCCCAGCAGCAGGACTCTTCATTCGGGAAGGCAGAGGAAGAAGACGAGCCTTTTGGGTTTCTGTTTCCACCCAAAGAAAGATTGAAGGCGCAACGGGAATCGGTGAGCGAGAAGACGGCGCCGCCGAAGAGCCACTCGGAGTATGGTGCGACGCGCTCGACAG AGGTGACGTCCCTGAGGAAGTCCTCCACACCGGCTCCTGGTCTCAGCTCCAAG ACCGACAGAGCGCTGGGCCTGACTCCGAACCACGCCGCCCCAGCCTCCTGGAGCGTTGACTCCGCTCTCTCCACGCTGAGCACCAGTTCTGACACCAGGACACCTGCCAAGCTTCTGCAGGCCGTCGACCCGAGCAGTGCTCTGAACAGCACCAGAGCAGCGGAGGAcgctcatgatgatgatgatggagaccTGAGCATGGATCTGACTGAAGCACACACCGGCTACATCTCTGATGCCACGCTCCACCTTCTGCCCCAGCCAACTG GTGGGAAGACTGCAGTGAACGTGCTGATGGAGACGGGCGTCTGCATGTCTGTG tgTGAAGAAGCCCTGAAAAATGAGGGCAAGGAGGAGCCCAGAGGTCACGCTGCAGATCTCACCTCTTTGCTGTCACAGCAAAGCCAGACTGGTGCAGAGCTGCCGACAGGGGCCTTGGTCAAGGAGGTGGAGATGGAAATGACAGAGTGTCTGACCATGAACGTGGAAACAGACCTATTCCTGCATTCTCTCCTTAACAAGGATGGGGTGCAGGACCATGGTCCCGGGAGGGCGGTCCGGGCATCCCAGGAGACCCTCTGGGACCAGGATGTGAGCATGGCCCTGACGGTGCCACAGGCTGGAGGCATCACTGAGCTGGAGCACATGCCCAGACGAAGCCTCGGTGTGAGACACGCTCCTGTGGGAAGAcagagtggagctgctggagagctGCTCTGCAAAG ACTGGCAATCCTCAGTTGAACCTTCCAGACCAGCAGCCGCAGAACAGAAG ACCAGCGCTGACGACAGAGAGGGGACAGTGAGGTTCAGCGCGGAAGACGTGTGCATGGATGAGACCAGAAGTCACACCGCGATCATCACCGCTGACCTGCAGAACCAGAACCGGGAGCCTTCAGCCTCCGTCGGGGAGAAAACCATCCAATTCAACTGGAGCGAGGCGCACATGGACCTGACCACGAGTCACACTGCCCACCTGGACTTGGCTCCTACAGAGAAGACCGTGAGATTCAGCGCAAACGCTGGGGCCATGGACACGACGCAGTGCCTGACCACCCGCATCGATGTCGCCCTGAGGAAAGGAAGTCAGTTCGGAGGAGAGCGAACTGTGCGATTCTGCGCCGAGGATGCCGCCATGGAGATGACCCGGAGTCATACTGCCAGCATCGCGTCCCACCTCCCACACCTCAGCGTGCCGCTCGGGCCCTGCGCTGGAGAGAAAACCGTCCGCTTCAACACTAATGGCGCAGAGATGGACTTGACCAAGAGCCACACGGTTCACATCCATGACTATTTAGCTCCACAGAAGCGCCAGAGCAGGGAGCTGCTGCTACCTGGAGGAGAGAAAACCATTCGGTTCCAAGCTCAAGACGCTGATATGGACCTCACCAGGTGTTGCACCATGAACGTGGCTGCTTGTCTTGGCAGAGAAGCACAGCAGAATCTGAACTTCTGGAGTGGAGACAAGACTGTGAGGTTCCAGGACGCAGCCATGGACGTGACCAAGAATCACACCGTCTGGATTGAGGCTCAGCAGGACCTCAATTGGAGGCCTTCAGATCCAGAGCCCTCAGACCGAGCCGTGGGACTCCAGTCCAGTGGAGCAGCTATGGATGTGGCCAACATCGCTGCAGAGCTGGAACCAGGATGTGAAGAGCTCTCAGCGGGCGGCGCAGAGAAGACGCTGAGGTTCCAGGACGCTGCCATGGACATGACCAAGAATCACACCGTCTGGATTGAGGCTCAGCAGGACCTCAATTGGAGGCCATCAGATccagaggcctcagaccgagCCGTGGGACTCCAGTCCTGTGGAGCAGCAATGGATGTGACCAACATCGTTGCAGAGCTGgaaccaggaagtgaagagCTCTCAGCGGGCGGCGCAGAGAAGACGCTGAGGTTCCAGGACACTGCCATGGACATGACCAGAAATCACACCGTGAACATCCTTGCCTCTGAAGACGAGGCTGCCACTCGCTCGGGCAGTGCCGTCCTTGCTTCCCACGTGGAGCCACAGAGCCATCAAAGCACCCTGCAAGAACCAAGCCAGCCATCACCTGAggccagcaacagcagcagcagccagggcCAGGTCTCTGGAAGCAGATCTTTGTCAGCGCTCCACTCGGGAACGGGCCGGGACATCGTCCGGGGTCAGCGTCCGAGCGGCAGGTGGTGTCACGCTCCTGCAGAGCCACCTGAGCTGGACGTGAGCGATGCACACGGCGCTGTGGAGACCACCACTCATGGGTCCACAGCTGATGGTGAGAAGGATCCAGACGAGCTGCAGAGTGGAGGCACTGTGCTGAAGAGCTCCTGTCAGGATGACGATGAGGTCTCTCCACCTGCTCGCAAGTCCAGAAGAATGAGTCTGACCGACCTCCAGAGCAAGGTCCGGCGGCTGAGCCACCTCATCAGCACAGCTCCCAGATGTCCTCCTGTTCCTGACCTGGACCCTGACGACAGGTGCGAGGACAAACACCCAGAAGACGGacctgaggatgaggatggaagCCAGGCTCGCACCGAAGAGCCACGCCTCAATCCTGTGACGCCGTTGAACCTGAGGAGCAACGCGCTGATGTCCAGACTCTCCGTGGGCAGCATCAAGCCCAAGCTGCCCTCCAGAGGCAAAGCCCTGGATGAGAGGCCGAGCGTGGACCTGGCCAGTGAAGGCCGACTCCACCCACTGGATCGCGACGTAAGCTACATCAAGGACGAAGAGCTTGGAAGCTACGAGGAGGTGTCTGAAACGCTGGACATGTCGAGTCCTCCCCGCGCCCCCGAGATGAGCAGTCCCCCGGAGATATACGGCTGGGACCTGGACCCGGACCTGGACTTGGACGCGCTGGCAGACCTGGCCTTCGCGCCtcacaggaagaaaagaggtTCGCTCCCAGAcgcaggagcagctgaggagacGAGACCAAAGCCTGAGGTGGACGCCATGGATGCCCGAGCTGTCAGCCAG GCTGCAGGCTCCTCGCCCCCGGCCCCCAGCGTGGCCCCCCAGCCCGTGGACACCTGTGAGGCCACCTTTGAAACCA CTCTGGACTGCACCAGCGACGTGTCCAAG aAACTGGAGAACCCCTGCATCACCGTGTCCCACTTCCTGAAGCTCTTCAACATCGACTTTGTCATCCACAAGCCTCGGCAGAGCGTCCCGGGCAAC cagcagcgcagcGAGGACTCCACAGAGATGCAGTTGCTGAAGGACAGACACCTGCTGCTGCCCAGGCAGAGGGTGTACGAGCGGGAGGAGCGGCGCCTGGCGGAGAGGCTGGAGGA gttGAAGGTGAGGAAGGAGGACTTGGGCCGGCCTCTGAGGATGGTGAATCCAGGCTTGTGGACGGAGATGAAGACCCTCTCGGAGCCGGAG CTCCAGGGCTTTGGCGTCAAGCTGAAGGAGAGGCATCGTTTCTTCTCAAAGCTGAGCAAAGAGATGTTCCACCAGAAGAAGGAGGCGCTGTACATGGAGCTCCTCCAAGCTCAGGAG gagcaAGACGTGGTGGTGAGGCGCAGCCTGGCGGAGGCTGAGCAGGTGCTCGGCGGCCTGGACCAGTGCGTCGCTCAGGTGCAAGCAG AGCTCGCTGCCCTGGACCGGACCTCTTCAGGATCTCTGCAGGAAG AGCTGCAGTCGCTGGAGCGGAGTCTGGAGCAGAAGAGCAG GCTCCAGTGTGAGGCGGAGACGTGCCGCGCCCGCAGCGCCAGCACGATGGAGCGCCTGAAGGTGGAGGCCCATACCCTGCACAGCCAGCTGGAGCTGCTCCATCA GCTGAGCGAGTGGAGGATGGAGCTGCGGCCAGCCGGCCGCACGCTCTTCACCTTCCTGCACGGGACCCTGCAGCTGGAGGTCACACACCAggatggtgaggaggaggagaagctggctGACATCAGCGCCACGCTGCAGCTGGACG aggagCGCTCGCAGGACCACGCCCGCCTGGTCCACCTCCTGCTCTCGCAGCATCTGCAGACCCAGACCCGGTCCTGGCTGGACCGCTACCCGACGCGGGCCCATGTCCCCAAG ctgctgctggacttgGGCCTGGTGGTGAGCCGCTGCCGTCTGCTGGGCGAGGAGCTGCGCCTGCTGAGGGCGTGGGGCGCGCTGAGGCTGGACATCCTGGACATCTGCTGCCGCCAGGGCCG GGTTCACATCCTCTTCAGTAGTCTGAAGACCTTCTCCAAGTTCGAGGTGGTCTTGTCGGCAAGTGTGGTGGACGGCGTCTGCATGCTCCAGCTCTTCAGTTTCAGGAACCTGATCGGACGCACCAG CCTGAGCCAGGTCAGCCAGATCGTGGCGTCCGCGAGTCCAGGCAGGAAGCTGCTGACCCGGATCGTCAAGAAGATCCACCAGGATCTGCTGTCCTGA